ACCCACACCTCGCCTTGGGTGGGGCGCTCTTCGGCGTACAGGAGCTTGAGCAAGGTGCTCTTGCCAGCGCCCGACGGCCCGGTGACGAACTGGAAGGAGCCTCGGGGCACTTCCCAGGTCACGTCGATCAGGCCCCGACTGCCGTTGGTGTAGCGCTTGGTGAGCCCCTTGAGCTGGATCATGGGGGACGGGGACTGGGAGGCAGCGGCCTGGGCGGCGCTGGGAGCAGAACGGTCGAAGGAGACGGTCATACGCAATGAGGAGATAGCGTGAGGGGCAAGGGGCGATCGCCTGCGGGCACCGGCAGCCCCTAGGGAGTGGATTGCCCAACAGTATGCCTGGGGAAGAGGCGATAGACCAAGGCCCGCCACGCAAACTTTGGTAACGCCCCCATGCGCCGCCAGCGCCAAGGTTCTTGGTACAGGCGGTACGCCCACTCTAGGTGGTACTTGCACAGCCACTGGGGCGCGCGGGCTTTGGTGCCAGACCAGATGTCGAAGCTGCCGCCCACGCCGATCCACAGCGCGTCGGGGCACAGATGGCGATGGGCCTGAATCCAGAATTCCTGACGCGGTACGCCGAGACCCACCAAAATAATTTTGGGCTGCTGAGCTTGGAGGGTCTGGGCCAGCGCTTCTTGCTCCTCGGCGGACAAAAAGCCGTGGGACGCTCCGGCGATCGCCAGTCCCGGCAGCTCCTGGCGCAGGCGATCGCCCGCTTGCTCCGTCACCCCCGGCGCCCCGCCGTAGAAAAACACCGGCCACGCCTCCCCGCGCAGAGCCGCCTGGTGCAGCAGCGCCTTCGCTAGCTCGATCCCCGGACAGCGCTGGATGCGGCGACCTTGCAGCCGCAGGTACAGCACCACGCCCGCCCCGTCAGGCACCACTAGCTCCGCTTGGCGAATGATCTGGGCCAGCTCTGGGTTTTGCTCCGCCTGCATTGTCATTTCGGCATTGAGGGTCACCACCTGAGCCCCCCGGCCTGCTTGGGCCTGCTGGACCAGCCAGTCCAGGTAGTCGGTGGACAGATGCACGGGCACCCCCATCACTGGAAACTGCTGTAGTTCTGCCATTCCCAAACCCTCTCTCCAGTAGCGCGATCGCGTTGTTTTGGGTCCACACCCGAGCACAACGAAGCCCATTCTAAGGCCTCTTTCAAGCTGCGCGATCGCCCCCACACCAGCCGCCCGAGCAAGTCAGCGCACAATCACCCACGACAATTTGGCTGGAGGCCTGCCAGGATCTTTGGTAGATTCATTGATCTAGCGGCAGTCAGCGG
This genomic stretch from Geitlerinema sp. PCC 7407 harbors:
- a CDS encoding WecB/TagA/CpsF family glycosyltransferase produces the protein MAELQQFPVMGVPVHLSTDYLDWLVQQAQAGRGAQVVTLNAEMTMQAEQNPELAQIIRQAELVVPDGAGVVLYLRLQGRRIQRCPGIELAKALLHQAALRGEAWPVFFYGGAPGVTEQAGDRLRQELPGLAIAGASHGFLSAEEQEALAQTLQAQQPKIILVGLGVPRQEFWIQAHRHLCPDALWIGVGGSFDIWSGTKARAPQWLCKYHLEWAYRLYQEPWRWRRMGALPKFAWRALVYRLFPRHTVGQSTP